In a single window of the Zea mays cultivar B73 chromosome 5, Zm-B73-REFERENCE-NAM-5.0, whole genome shotgun sequence genome:
- the LOC100501494 gene encoding cadmium/zinc-transporting ATPase HMA2 isoform X2: protein MGDAAAAGTLHKSYFDVLGICCPSEVPLVEKLLRPLPGVRTVTVIVPSRTVIVLHDAAATSPAQIVKALNQARLEASVRAYGGGSDGRQAAGSKRWPSPYVLLCGLLLVVSLFERLWPPLKWCALAAAAAGLPPIALRSFAAARRLTLDVNILMLIAVSGAIALKDYSEAGFIVFLFTTAEWLETRASHKATAGMSSLMSMAPQKAVVAETGEVVAAQDVKVGTVLAVKAGEVVPIDGVVVDGRSEVDESTLTGESFPVAKQPESQVWAGTLNIDGYIAVRTTAMADNSAVAKMARMVEEAQNSRSRTQRLIDTCAKYYTPAVVVMAAGVAVVPVVVRAHNLKHWFQLALVLLVSACPCALVLSTPVATFCALLTAARTGLLIKGGDVLETLARIKIAAFDKTGTITRGEFSVEEFQAVGERVTTPQLLYWVSSIESRSSHPMASVLVDYAQSKSVGPKSDNVAEFQIFPGEGIYGEIDGEGVYIGNKRILSRASCETVPDMKDMKGVTVGYVACKGQLIGVFTLSDSCRTGSDEAIRELRSLGIKSVMLTGDSSAAASYAQNQLGNILDEVHSELLPEDKVRIVDELKAKHGPTLMIGDGMNDAPALAKADVGVSMGVSGSAVAMETSHITLMSNDIRRIPMAVQLARRTHRTIVVNIVFSVITKLAIVGLALAGHPLIWAAVLADVGTCMLVIMYSMLLLRSESNGGRKVKKCCASSQHGSHSHARKKHCVSHHCSDGPCNKSTAGCSKESPSAGKHACSDHGHAHTHCKEPSNHRPERHACHDHGHSHNHCKEPSSHVVTEKHVCHDHGNTHSHCEEAGNQLLLVESHGCNDHGHGHSHDRCKELSSPRFTSKHECHDHEHSHCKEPKTPCADSEAACHGHGHGHEHRHCEGDSHSHATGEHGCHEHDAHSHCEEHGHSDTAVEHACEHECHGEHQTVHAVETHHCHDHDHEHGQHELGEIEEPEKDCHDHSHHCCHEPHGKDKVAAEPVEEVTISIAALPKDEGHHHSEEQHNGEHCRKAKDCGGGGGAAPTDCAASKNCCGVKGGDACSSVQAARARETGPCCRSYVKCPRTAAASRSSCCGHSMLKLPEIVVE from the exons ATGGGGGACGCTGCGGCGGCGGGGACCCTGCACAAGAGCTACTTCGACGTGCTGGGGATCTGCTGCCCCTCCGAGGTGCCCCTCGTCGAGAAGCTGCTGCGGCCGCTGCCCGGCGTGCGCACCGTCACCGTCATCGTCCCGTCCCGCACCGTCATCGTGCTCCACGACGCCGCCGCCACCTCGCCCGCGCAAATCG TGAAGGCGTTGAACCAGGCGAGGCTAGAGGCGTCCGTGCGGGCGTACGGCGGTGGGTCGGACGGGAGGCAGGCAGCCGGCAGCAAGAGATGGCCGAGCCCGTACGTCCTCCTCTGCGGGCTCCTCCTCGTCGTCTCGCTCTTCGAGCGCCTCTGGCCTCCCCTCAAGTGGTGCGCGCTGGCGGCGGCGGCCGCCGGCCTGCCGCCGATCGCCCTCAGGAGCTTCGCGGCCGCGCGGAGGCTCACCCTCGACGTCAACATACTCATGCTCATCGCAG TTTCCGGGGCGATAGCTCTCAAGGACTACTCCGAGGCTGGGTTCATCGTGTTCCTGTTCACTACGGCCGAATGGCTGGAGACCAGGGCGAGCCACAAG GCGACTGCTGGGATGTCGTCGCTGATGAGCATGGCGCCACAGAAGGCTGTCGTAGCAGAGAcgggggaggtggtggcggctcagGACGTCAAGGTGGGCACGGTGCTAGCCGTCAAAGCCGGGGAGGTCGTGCCCATCGACGGCGTGGTCGTGGACGGGCGGAGCGAGGTCGACGAGAGCACCCTCACCGGGGAGTCCTTCCCGGTCGCCAAGCAGCCGGAGTCCCAGGTCTGGGCCGGCACGCTCAACATCGAtg GCTACATCGCTGTCAGGACAACTGCCATGGCGGACAACTCTGCCGTCGCTAAGATGGCGAGGATGGTTGAGGAAGCACAGAACAGTAGGTCCCGAACTCAGAGGCTGATTGATACGTGCGCCAAGTACTATACGCCCG CTGTTGTGGTCATGGCTGCGGGGGTGGCGGTGGTTCCTGTGGTGGTGAGAGCGCACAACCTCAAGCACTGGTTCCAACTGGCCCTGGTCCTGCTGGTGAGCGCGTGCCCGTGCGCACTAGTGCTGTCGACGCCGGTGGCCACCTTCTGCGCTCTCCTGACGGCCGCGAGGACGGGGCTCCTCATCAAAGGAGGGGACGTCCTCGAAACCCTGGCCAGGATCAAGATTGCCGCCTTTGATAAGACAGGTACGATCACTCGAGGGGAGTTCAGCGTCGAGGAGTTCCAGGCGGTTGGCGAGCGCGTCACTACGCCACAGCTCCTTTACTG GGTCTCGAGCATTGAGAGCAGATCGAGCCACCCAATGGCGTCTGTGCTGGTTGATTATGCCCAGTCGAAGTCAGTTGGACCCAAATCTGATAATGTCGCCGAGTTCCAAATCTTCCCCGGTGAGGGGATTTACGGTGAGATCGATGGGGAAGGTGTGTATATTGGGAACAAGAGGATTTTGTCAAGGGCCTCATGTGAAACAG TTCCTGACATGAAAGATATGAAAGGAGTTACCGTCGGATACGTTGCCTGCAAAGGGCAGTTAATCGGAGTATTCACTCTCTCGGATTCCTGCCGAACTGGATCAGATGAGGCCATCAGGGAGCTGAGGTCGCTGGGCATCAAGTCAGTGATGCTTACTGGGGATAGTTCTGCAGCAGCTTCATATGCACAGAACCAG CTTGGGAACATACTTGATGAGGTTCACTCTGAGCTTCTTCCAGAGGACAAGGTGAGGATCGTCGACGAGCTCAAGGCAAAGCATGGCCCGACTCTGATGATCGGCGACGGCATGAACGATGCCCCAGCGCTGGCCAAGGCCGACGTCGGAGTCTCGATGGGGGTATCTGGGTCAGCGGTTGCGATGGAGACGAGCCACATAACCCTGATGTCAAACGACATCCGCCGGATCCCGATGGCCGTCCAGCTGGCGCGGAGGACGCACCGGACGATCGTCGTCAACATCGTCTTCTCGGTGATCACCAAGCTTGCGATCGTCGGGCTCGCGCTCGCCGGGCATCCGCTCATCTGGGCAGCCGTCCTCGCGGACGTCGGCACATGCATGCTGGTGATCATGTACAGCATGCTGCTGCTGAGATCGGAATCGAACGGCGGCCGGAAGGTGAAGAAGTGCTGTGCCTCGTCGCAGCATGGGTCACACTCACACGCCAGGAAGAAGCATTGTGTCTCCCACCACTGTTCAGATGGCCCGTGCAACAAGTCGACGGCAGGCTGTTCCAAGGAATCGCCGTCTGCTGGTAAGCATGCTTGCAGTGATCATGGCCATGCCCACACCCACTGCAAAGAGCCGAGCAACCACCGGCCGGAAAGGCATGCCTGTCATGATCACGGCCACAGCCATAACCACTGCAAAGAGCCCAGCAGCCATGTGGTTACAGAAAAGCATGTCTGCCATGACCACGGCAACACCCATAGCCACTGCGAAGAGGCAGGCAACCAGCTGCTGCTTGTAGAGAGCCACGGTTGCAATGACCATGGCCATGGGCATAGCCATGACCGCTGCAAAGAGCTCAGCAGCCCGCGCTTCACCAGCAAGCACGAGTGCCATGACCATGAGCATAGCCACTGCAAAGAGCCCAAGACTCCGTGTGCTGACAGTGAGGCTGCTTGCCATGGCCATGGCCATGGACACGAACATCGGCACTGCGAAGGGGACAGCCACTCACACGCTACAGGTGAGCATGGCTGCCATGAACATGATGCGCACAGCCACTGCGAGGAGCACGGCCATTCAGACACCGCTGTTGAGCATGCTTGCGAGCATGAGTGCCATGGTGAGCACCAAACTGTGCACGCTGTGGAAACACACCACTGCCATGACCACGACCATGAGCACGGACAGCATGAGCTTGGGGAGATCGAGGAACCTGAGAAGGACTGCCACGACCACAGCCACCACTGCTGCCATGAGCCTCACGGCAAGGACAAGGTCGCGGCCGAGCCAGTTGAAGAGGTCACGATCTCAATCGCTGCCCTGCCCAAAGACGAAGGCCACCACCACAGCGAGGAACAACACAATGGGGAGCACTGCAGGAAGGCGAAagactgcggcggcggcggcggcgctgctcCCACCGACTGCGCTGCGAGCAAGAACTGCTGCGGCGTCAAAGGTGGAGACGCCTGCTCGAGCGTGCAGGCCGCGCGTGCTAGGGAGACCGGCCCGTGCTGCCGGAGCTACGTGAAGTGCCccaggacggcggcggcgagcaggagcagctgctgcggCCACAGCATGCTGAAGCTGCCCGAGATCGTGGTAGAGTAG
- the LOC100501494 gene encoding cadmium/zinc-transporting ATPase HMA2 isoform X1 yields the protein MAWHCQCQLPSQSHARVRFTVRRPGLRCRLRNLPPPVPPVRCVCASRVGTHPPVHHHHPLQSQRASERGPWPSPSINTRPPASQFPLLSPFPSASADGQANATAPAIRTSPPLPSLPDSPGRQRGLAASSSSAAGAGQQTQGHRGTGAGRRNGGRCGGGDPAQELLRRAGDLLPLRGAPRREAAAAAARRAHRHRHRPVPHRHRAPRRRRHLARANREGVEPGEARGVRAGVRRWVGREAGSRQQEMAEPVRPPLRAPPRRLALRAPLASPQVVRAGGGGRRPAADRPQELRGRAEAHPRRQHTHAHRSFRGDSSQGLLRGWVHRVPVHYGRMAGDQGEPQGDCWDVVADEHGATEGCRSRDGGGGGGSGRQGGHGASRQSRGGRAHRRRGRGRAERGRREHPHRGVLPGRQAAGVPGYIAVRTTAMADNSAVAKMARMVEEAQNSRSRTQRLIDTCAKYYTPAVVVMAAGVAVVPVVVRAHNLKHWFQLALVLLVSACPCALVLSTPVATFCALLTAARTGLLIKGGDVLETLARIKIAAFDKTGTITRGEFSVEEFQAVGERVTTPQLLYWVSSIESRSSHPMASVLVDYAQSKSVGPKSDNVAEFQIFPGEGIYGEIDGEGVYIGNKRILSRASCETVPDMKDMKGVTVGYVACKGQLIGVFTLSDSCRTGSDEAIRELRSLGIKSVMLTGDSSAAASYAQNQLGNILDEVHSELLPEDKVRIVDELKAKHGPTLMIGDGMNDAPALAKADVGVSMGVSGSAVAMETSHITLMSNDIRRIPMAVQLARRTHRTIVVNIVFSVITKLAIVGLALAGHPLIWAAVLADVGTCMLVIMYSMLLLRSESNGGRKVKKCCASSQHGSHSHARKKHCVSHHCSDGPCNKSTAGCSKESPSAGKHACSDHGHAHTHCKEPSNHRPERHACHDHGHSHNHCKEPSSHVVTEKHVCHDHGNTHSHCEEAGNQLLLVESHGCNDHGHGHSHDRCKELSSPRFTSKHECHDHEHSHCKEPKTPCADSEAACHGHGHGHEHRHCEGDSHSHATGEHGCHEHDAHSHCEEHGHSDTAVEHACEHECHGEHQTVHAVETHHCHDHDHEHGQHELGEIEEPEKDCHDHSHHCCHEPHGKDKVAAEPVEEVTISIAALPKDEGHHHSEEQHNGEHCRKAKDCGGGGGAAPTDCAASKNCCGVKGGDACSSVQAARARETGPCCRSYVKCPRTAAASRSSCCGHSMLKLPEIVVE from the exons atggcatggcatTGCCAGTGCCAACTGCCAAGCCAAAGCCACGCACGCGTCCGTTTCACCGTCCGGCGGCCTGGCCTCCGCTGCCGTCTCCGCAACTTACCACCACCGGTGCCGCCAGTGCGCTGTGTGTGTGCCTCACGCGTCGGCACCCACCCACcagtccaccaccaccacccgctCCAGTCAcagcgagcgagcgagcgcggGCCATGGCCGAGTCCATCCATAAATACCCGCCCTCCAGCTTCCCAGTTCCCACTCCTCTCTCCTTTCCCCTCCGCTTCCGCAGACGGCCAGGCCAACGCAACCGCTCCTGCCATCCGCACCAGtccccccctcccctccctcccggACTCACCCGGCCGCCAGCGGG GTTTGGCCGCTTCCTCCTCCTCTGCGGCGGGAGCGGGACAACAGACACAGGGGCACAGAGGAACCGGCGCGGGGCGGCGCAATGGGGGACGCTGCGGCGGCGGGGACCCTGCACAAGAGCTACTTCGACGTGCTGGGGATCTGCTGCCCCTCCGAGGTGCCCCTCGTCGAGAAGCTGCTGCGGCCGCTGCCCGGCGTGCGCACCGTCACCGTCATCGTCCCGTCCCGCACCGTCATCGTGCTCCACGACGCCGCCGCCACCTCGCCCGCGCAAATCG TGAAGGCGTTGAACCAGGCGAGGCTAGAGGCGTCCGTGCGGGCGTACGGCGGTGGGTCGGACGGGAGGCAGGCAGCCGGCAGCAAGAGATGGCCGAGCCCGTACGTCCTCCTCTGCGGGCTCCTCCTCGTCGTCTCGCTCTTCGAGCGCCTCTGGCCTCCCCTCAAGTGGTGCGCGCTGGCGGCGGCGGCCGCCGGCCTGCCGCCGATCGCCCTCAGGAGCTTCGCGGCCGCGCGGAGGCTCACCCTCGACGTCAACATACTCATGCTCATCGCAG TTTCCGGGGCGATAGCTCTCAAGGACTACTCCGAGGCTGGGTTCATCGTGTTCCTGTTCACTACGGCCGAATGGCTGGAGACCAGGGCGAGCCACAAG GCGACTGCTGGGATGTCGTCGCTGATGAGCATGGCGCCACAGAAGGCTGTCGTAGCAGAGAcgggggaggtggtggcggctcagGACGTCAAGGTGGGCACGGTGCTAGCCGTCAAAGCCGGGGAGGTCGTGCCCATCGACGGCGTGGTCGTGGACGGGCGGAGCGAGGTCGACGAGAGCACCCTCACCGGGGAGTCCTTCCCGGTCGCCAAGCAGCCGGAGTCCCAG GCTACATCGCTGTCAGGACAACTGCCATGGCGGACAACTCTGCCGTCGCTAAGATGGCGAGGATGGTTGAGGAAGCACAGAACAGTAGGTCCCGAACTCAGAGGCTGATTGATACGTGCGCCAAGTACTATACGCCCG CTGTTGTGGTCATGGCTGCGGGGGTGGCGGTGGTTCCTGTGGTGGTGAGAGCGCACAACCTCAAGCACTGGTTCCAACTGGCCCTGGTCCTGCTGGTGAGCGCGTGCCCGTGCGCACTAGTGCTGTCGACGCCGGTGGCCACCTTCTGCGCTCTCCTGACGGCCGCGAGGACGGGGCTCCTCATCAAAGGAGGGGACGTCCTCGAAACCCTGGCCAGGATCAAGATTGCCGCCTTTGATAAGACAGGTACGATCACTCGAGGGGAGTTCAGCGTCGAGGAGTTCCAGGCGGTTGGCGAGCGCGTCACTACGCCACAGCTCCTTTACTG GGTCTCGAGCATTGAGAGCAGATCGAGCCACCCAATGGCGTCTGTGCTGGTTGATTATGCCCAGTCGAAGTCAGTTGGACCCAAATCTGATAATGTCGCCGAGTTCCAAATCTTCCCCGGTGAGGGGATTTACGGTGAGATCGATGGGGAAGGTGTGTATATTGGGAACAAGAGGATTTTGTCAAGGGCCTCATGTGAAACAG TTCCTGACATGAAAGATATGAAAGGAGTTACCGTCGGATACGTTGCCTGCAAAGGGCAGTTAATCGGAGTATTCACTCTCTCGGATTCCTGCCGAACTGGATCAGATGAGGCCATCAGGGAGCTGAGGTCGCTGGGCATCAAGTCAGTGATGCTTACTGGGGATAGTTCTGCAGCAGCTTCATATGCACAGAACCAG CTTGGGAACATACTTGATGAGGTTCACTCTGAGCTTCTTCCAGAGGACAAGGTGAGGATCGTCGACGAGCTCAAGGCAAAGCATGGCCCGACTCTGATGATCGGCGACGGCATGAACGATGCCCCAGCGCTGGCCAAGGCCGACGTCGGAGTCTCGATGGGGGTATCTGGGTCAGCGGTTGCGATGGAGACGAGCCACATAACCCTGATGTCAAACGACATCCGCCGGATCCCGATGGCCGTCCAGCTGGCGCGGAGGACGCACCGGACGATCGTCGTCAACATCGTCTTCTCGGTGATCACCAAGCTTGCGATCGTCGGGCTCGCGCTCGCCGGGCATCCGCTCATCTGGGCAGCCGTCCTCGCGGACGTCGGCACATGCATGCTGGTGATCATGTACAGCATGCTGCTGCTGAGATCGGAATCGAACGGCGGCCGGAAGGTGAAGAAGTGCTGTGCCTCGTCGCAGCATGGGTCACACTCACACGCCAGGAAGAAGCATTGTGTCTCCCACCACTGTTCAGATGGCCCGTGCAACAAGTCGACGGCAGGCTGTTCCAAGGAATCGCCGTCTGCTGGTAAGCATGCTTGCAGTGATCATGGCCATGCCCACACCCACTGCAAAGAGCCGAGCAACCACCGGCCGGAAAGGCATGCCTGTCATGATCACGGCCACAGCCATAACCACTGCAAAGAGCCCAGCAGCCATGTGGTTACAGAAAAGCATGTCTGCCATGACCACGGCAACACCCATAGCCACTGCGAAGAGGCAGGCAACCAGCTGCTGCTTGTAGAGAGCCACGGTTGCAATGACCATGGCCATGGGCATAGCCATGACCGCTGCAAAGAGCTCAGCAGCCCGCGCTTCACCAGCAAGCACGAGTGCCATGACCATGAGCATAGCCACTGCAAAGAGCCCAAGACTCCGTGTGCTGACAGTGAGGCTGCTTGCCATGGCCATGGCCATGGACACGAACATCGGCACTGCGAAGGGGACAGCCACTCACACGCTACAGGTGAGCATGGCTGCCATGAACATGATGCGCACAGCCACTGCGAGGAGCACGGCCATTCAGACACCGCTGTTGAGCATGCTTGCGAGCATGAGTGCCATGGTGAGCACCAAACTGTGCACGCTGTGGAAACACACCACTGCCATGACCACGACCATGAGCACGGACAGCATGAGCTTGGGGAGATCGAGGAACCTGAGAAGGACTGCCACGACCACAGCCACCACTGCTGCCATGAGCCTCACGGCAAGGACAAGGTCGCGGCCGAGCCAGTTGAAGAGGTCACGATCTCAATCGCTGCCCTGCCCAAAGACGAAGGCCACCACCACAGCGAGGAACAACACAATGGGGAGCACTGCAGGAAGGCGAAagactgcggcggcggcggcggcgctgctcCCACCGACTGCGCTGCGAGCAAGAACTGCTGCGGCGTCAAAGGTGGAGACGCCTGCTCGAGCGTGCAGGCCGCGCGTGCTAGGGAGACCGGCCCGTGCTGCCGGAGCTACGTGAAGTGCCccaggacggcggcggcgagcaggagcagctgctgcggCCACAGCATGCTGAAGCTGCCCGAGATCGTGGTAGAGTAG